Sequence from the Fulvivirga ligni genome:
AGTGCTCCTTACCAACTACCACAATCATTTAATTCTGACAATGTCTATACTTATACCGCCAAAGCCTATGGAAATGGTGGCCTGGAGTTATCAAATGTATTTAAAGTTACCGTAGGGCTGGGTAATCAGGCCCCTTACAATGGAGCGCACAATGTTCCTGGTACAGTACAGGCCGGTCATTATGATACCGGTGGAAATGGAATCTCCTATTTTGATGTAGATCCGAATGTTTATGAAGCCAATTTCAGAACCGAAGATGAAGTGGATGCGTCGACCTCTGCCTCACAAGGCACTTCTATTGGCTGGATAAGCGCTGGCGAGTGGGTAGAATATAGTATTAATGCTGCTCCTGGTGTTTATGATATTGATTTAAACATAGCCGCTAACGCCTCTGAAGGTGGTCAAAGTGGCTCCATCAGTATAGATTTAGATTGCAATACCGTTGGAAGCATCAACTCTACACCTCTAACAGGTGCCTGGGATACTTTCTCCTCCACAAAGGCTTCTGATATTAGCATTCCTGCAGGGCAGCACATCATCAGACTTACTTTCAATTCTGGTGTTTATAATTTGGGTAATATCACTTTCACCCGTACAGGAGATTTGGATGGTAGCAACAGCGCCCCTTCAACACCGACCGGACTACAGGTAACAAGCACAACAGAAAACAGCATCGCTGTGAGCTGGAATGCTTCTACTGATCCTGATAATAATCTTTCGGGGTATGATGTATACTTAAACGGAAGCCTTAGTGATAACGTAAGTGGTATTTCATATACATTTACAGGGCTAAACCCGAGCACCACTTACACCATTGAGGTTAATGCCAGAGATACTGAAGGTGCTATCTCTCAGCGTGTTTCAGTAGATGGAACCACTAACGATCCTTCCGGAACTGGCGTAGTTATACCTGCCAGAATACAGGCCGAGGACTTCACTGACATGGCTGGAGTACAGATGGAAAATACTATTGACGATGGTGGAGGACAGAATGTAGGCTGGATAGATACCGGCGACTGGTTAGAATATGAAATTCAAGTACCTGAAACTAAGGATTATACCATCGATTATAGAGTAGCTAGCCAAGATACTGGCGGTACATTGGCCTTTTTGTTAGACGGAAATTCATTAAGCACCACTTCATTCGGAGCTACAGGAGGCTGGCAAAACTGGACTACCACTAATACCACAGTTAACTTGCCTGCTGGCTCACATACCGTGCGTATTGTTGCCAATACCTCTGGCTGGAACCTTAACTGGATTGAATTTTCTACGAGTAGTACTCCCCCACCATCAGGCGGCAATTGTACTACCAATGTAAATGCTGATTTCTCCGTGGAGGTATCTGATGATAACAGCAATCCGAGTATAACATTTGTACCAGAAAGATCGGGAGTAGGTGCAAATACTTGTATACTTTATTACAGCACTAATGAGAATGCCATTTTTCCTGGCTACTTAACTTCTCCAAACACTCCTTTCCAGCTGAATGCCAGCGCAGGCCAAACAGTTTACTATTATTACACTTATAGCCTGCCTGAAGGTGGAGAGAACAATACCTTCAATAACAAAAAGAGTTTTGTAGTAGGGCAATGTGCTAATCAAATCAGTGCAAGAACGGCCGCATGGTCTGAAAAAGAATTTAGCAAACTCACATTATTTCCTAACCCCGTGAGAAATGAGCTGAACATATCAGGACTTGAAAGCAATGCTAACATCACCGTGTTTGATCTTTCTGGTAAAGTGATGATGCAGAAGAATGCCACCCACAACAACCAGGAAACCAGCACATTAAATGTATCTCACTTGAAGAGTGGTGTATACTTTATACAGATAGAAAATAATAACAGCAGAATGAAATTTATTAAAGAATAGAACCTAAACCCAGTAAAGGTAAATGAGGAGCTTGCTCCTCTCCTTACCTTTTTTTCACTTAAACCTAAATCCAATGAAAAGTAACGTTTACAAACCAACAATCAGAGCTTTGAAGGCTCTTGTTTTTGGGCTTCTACTATTGTTTGGCAATGCAGCTATTGCACAGACATTGCCCTATCAAATCACTAACAATTCACCATATTCCGACAGCGAAGTATATATTGGAATTGTTGGTATTACCGATGGCCACGTATGGGTAGACCCTACTAACGGCCAGGTTCACCCAATGAGTCCTTCTTACAATAACGTACCAGGACCTGTGTATGGTGGTAATCAGGGCCCGGGAAACAATGGCCTTTATGCTAACTGTTTCAGAAAACTAAGTGACATACCTAATCGCACTATCAACATACCGAAGATAGCCGGTTGTAGGATCATGATCTCTTTCCAGAGCCAGCTATACCTCTATTTCTTCGGTCATTCCGGAGCACCAAGTGGGTATTCGGCGCCAAACCTGGAAAACCCTACTGACCCTAATCAAGGTATCAAATACGAATTGGTAGAACTTACCTATAATGACTACGGTCTGTGGTGTAACACTACCAGAGTAGATAATTACCAATACCCAATGGGTTTAGAAGTATGGGGTAATGGTTTCTACAAAAAAGTAGGCGAGCTAAAGTCTCATCAGCAAATATTGTCTGAGTGGCAAGCCACAGCACCTTCTGAATTCCAGGGACTACTGAAAAGTTCTGAAGGAATCATCCAGTTTCCAACTAAAAACCCATCATTCCCAACCAACTTCTTCCAGGGATATATAGATGCCATCTGGAGCAAATATTCTGGTCAGCAGTTAGTATTTAACTCAGGTCAGGCAGGTGTTTGGAGAGGTAGTGTTCAGGGAGGAAACCAGTTTGTATTTACCAGAGATGGAGATGGACAGGTAGCTACAATACCTGGAAAACCTACTACTAAAGAAGCCATGGAAGGTAGCGGTGTGCTGGCCTCTGGTGGTCAGTGGGACAAGGTAGTGCAGGCTCAATTTGTAGCTGCAATTACAAGACATGCCATTGATCTTAATGTGGCATCAGGAGTATTGCAAGACTTTGGAAACACTTCCAAATATTATCAAACGTGGCCATATAACTGGTATTCTAAGTTCTTCCACAGAACAGACATCAGCCAGGATGGTCAGACTTACACATTTGCTTATGATGATGTTTTTGATCAGTCTGCCACTATACATACAGCAAGCCCAACATCCATAAAAATATCAGTTGGTGGGCTTCCGGGTGGAAACAACGGCAATCCTGGAGTAAGCGGACTTGCAGGTACTTATACGCTTAAAAACAGAAGAAGTGGTCTCAACATGGATGTAGCTCAGAATGGAAATTCTGCTAATGGAACCAACATCTTACAATGGACTCCTACAGGTAATCCTAATCAGCAATTTAAGCTGACAGAAGTATCTACCGGTGTATATTCCGTCATTTGTGTTAAAACCAACAAATGCATTGATATCGATGGCGTAAGCACAGCTGATTTCGCCAACCTACACCAGTGGGATTATGTGGGTGGTGCTAACCAGCATTTCAAAATTGAG
This genomic interval carries:
- a CDS encoding beta-1,3-glucanase family protein, with amino-acid sequence MKSNVYKPTIRALKALVFGLLLLFGNAAIAQTLPYQITNNSPYSDSEVYIGIVGITDGHVWVDPTNGQVHPMSPSYNNVPGPVYGGNQGPGNNGLYANCFRKLSDIPNRTINIPKIAGCRIMISFQSQLYLYFFGHSGAPSGYSAPNLENPTDPNQGIKYELVELTYNDYGLWCNTTRVDNYQYPMGLEVWGNGFYKKVGELKSHQQILSEWQATAPSEFQGLLKSSEGIIQFPTKNPSFPTNFFQGYIDAIWSKYSGQQLVFNSGQAGVWRGSVQGGNQFVFTRDGDGQVATIPGKPTTKEAMEGSGVLASGGQWDKVVQAQFVAAITRHAIDLNVASGVLQDFGNTSKYYQTWPYNWYSKFFHRTDISQDGQTYTFAYDDVFDQSATIHTASPTSIKISVGGLPGGNNGNPGVSGLAGTYTLKNRRSGLNMDVAQNGNSANGTNILQWTPTGNPNQQFKLTEVSTGVYSVICVKTNKCIDIDGVSTADFANLHQWDYVGGANQHFKIEDAGGGYYKLRATHSNKIIEVGYASLDAGANINQYTDNGQLCGQWQLVPVGGSSWSTTIQAEDYAVMSGVQLENCSEGGQNVGYIDVDDWMVYDVNLPSNGTYTVSYRVASQNGGGNIQLENAGASPVYGTIGVPSTGGWQNWTTISHSVNLNAGAQQIAIKALAGGFNINWLKISRQAGAANARTSMDDIAVDEDNILYPNPAENTIRLRLAEEFNGGQISIMDKTGKTVYSATYTGQEINISQLPADMYILRLNAGSEQIIKKFIKK